The sequence below is a genomic window from Wyeomyia smithii strain HCP4-BCI-WySm-NY-G18 chromosome 1, ASM2978416v1, whole genome shotgun sequence.
tttatttttattttcatcgtTAATTTGTccttatttatttgttatttatctTTGGTTTCTCTCGTAACGTTGTTCTAGCTtgatattttctcatttttgttttactttttactttctctCTTATTTTTTGGATCCTATTGtctaatttgtttaatttgtaaGTTTAGAAATTGATTtcgtttgtttttcattttctctttttttttgtctcgtTTGCGTCTCCTTTTTGTTAGGTCTTTCTCCTGGCCTGGCTTAATTTTAtctcattttttccattttattttgtgccatttgttttttttttttaatttttaattatgtGTATCTTCTTTCTGCTGTTGTCAATTTTGTAtctcttttcttattttttaattttttaattctcTAATATAATTTGTCATATTTGTACATTATGTTAgttctgttttattttcgttcaaattttgtttcatttttcctaattttggtTAATATTTTGACCTATTTTTGACCTAGTTTTCATTTAACTTGTCTCGTTTTTCCACCATTTCACCTTTTCATTCcatttttatcacttttgttatttatatttgacttattttcatcgtatttcatattttcatttcacttttctACCGTTTTTGTCGAACCTTTCTATTTTTGTCTCATTGTCGCTCTTACTAGTTTTGTCTAATTCTCGTATAATTTGTGTCGCgttttgttcatattttttatcagtttcatcttatttttgtttattaaggaccgtggacatatcaacccccccccctcactagctgtccacgtggtatgtggatggtcccGAACATTCGTAACGACAATTCACGGTCCCGCTATCGCTGCACTCGAATCGCATACGACACACTATATCCAATTAGTCTCGTGATCAGAGGTTTCCGCTACgggggaaagaaaaaaaaccgcCGCCATGAGAGGTAAGATATACCTACATGCCCGGCCACATTTTCTCGAATCTCATGATTGGCACACTTCCGGAAATCCCTAACGCAAAACTTTTACAATATTTCACCACGGAGCGAAGTTCACCCGCAATGGTTCGGTTAACGCTGTTCCATCTGAGAGTATCGTCAGGTCAGCGCAATAAGTGCGGCCAAAGCGGAAACGCGCCGAAAGGACATCCGTGTATCTGGTGTCCGTATGTACCCGCAGCCGGGAACAGCGAAAGAGGATGGGTTAAGGTGGCCTAAAACtatacatatatacacacacacagtgAAAATAAGGTTCAGGCGGAAAATGGATCTCAGGCCTGTCGGTCGCCCGGCCCGTGTTCGGACCTAAGCGTTTCTGTTTCGGTGATTTGGTGCGACAGGCAGGCAAAGGGCAGATGAGATGGGTCTCTATCATTTTGGGTTTATTATAAAATGAGAATTTTCGGCAGAACTTCAGCTGGAAAGGGAAAGCAAGGTGCCCATCGTATGAAGCGAATGGCCAAACTAGCCAGAAGCTGCTCGACTCTTGGTTACGGTGAGGGGCGGGTGGCGGCATAGTGCAAGTAACGAACGTAGATGATGATGGAGCCGCGTGGTGGTTTAAATCGGAGATGGAGTGGGTGGATGCTGTCGTACCGTTCGCGGTGCTGCAGGCTAGATGGTTGTTTCGGATGacgaaggttttttttcacggGTAGACGAGCGAAAGGATCTGTGACGTGGAAAGTGAACAAGCACAAACACAGCGGATGGTGAGCACatgcacacaaacacacacacacatatttgTTCAGTCTGAGTGGGAGGAGGACACATGGCGGCAAACAGACTTTGGTTCGTGGGTCGGTTGGTAATTTAGAGTTTGATTATAAAACACCAGaagggagaaaaaaaaaggtaaagCTTCATCAGCCGTGTGGAGCAAAAAGTTTTCTGTGCGGGAAACTTGGTTTAATACTAAATTCATTCATTTGTGAGTTGCATCCAATTCCTGGAATCTTCTATCTAATGAGAAATCTTGAAAACCTCTTGCTATTCtaacttttttaataaaatataaaaattctattATTCGTGCCAGCAATATGTCTTCTCATGTACTAActtttgttgtgttttttttttcttctctataGTTGCTCTCGAGGAGGAACGAAACAGCCCTTGTGCCGGAGTTGGTGGATGCGAACGTGTGGAACAACTGAACCCGAAGCAAAGGCACCAGATGAAGCACCGCGAGCTGTTCCTATCCCGTCAAGTAGAAACCCTGCCGGCCACCCAAATTCGAGGCAAATGTTCGGTCACGCTACTCAACGAGGAGGAGTCGCTGCTCAGTTATCTGAACAAAGACGTGAGTAGTAGTAAAGGATCGACTTCCAAGCTGACGAAAAATAGCAACCAAAAACCTACAGCGACGATCTCTTTCGAATGAAATTAGTTAACTCAAACGTCGTGATCCGTACATACTTAGGTGTTCTCTTTGTTATTTTAGGATACCTTCTTCTACTGCCTGGTGTTCGATCCGACGCAAAAAACCCTGTTAGCTGATAAGGGAGAAATTCGAGTAGGGAGTAGGTACCAAACGGAACTGCAGTCGCTGCTGAAGGACGGAGAAAAGTACGAGCGTAATCTCGAGGATATGGAAACGTTGGTGTGGACGCCAAGTCATGCGCTTACCGATAAAAAGATTGATCAGTTCCTGGTGGTTTCTCGCTCCGTTGGTACTTTCGCTCGGGCACTGGACTGTACCAGCTCAGTGAAGCAAccgtccctgcacatgtcggctgcGGCCGCTAGTCGTGATATTACTTtggtttgttgttttgtttcttGAGGtaatgaaaacataaaaaaactactatcttttttcagtttcatgCGATGAATACCCTTCACAAGCACAATTACTCGATAGAGAACGCCATGTGTTCGTTAGTGCCCTCCAGTGGGCCGGTGCTATGCCGTGATGAGATGGAAGAGTGGAGTGCTTCCGAGGCGAATCTGTTTGAGGATGCGCTAGAAAAATACGGCAAAGACTTCAACGACATACGAAACGACTTTGTGAGTAGTACCTATCAGCGGAGAGAACTCGGCTTTTCTGTATTCCTATACTGCCCTGAGTGGGAACTAACTAATCTCTGGCTCCTGTTTGTATTGGCAGCTACCCTGGAAAACGCTCAAAAGTATAGTGGAGTACTACTACATGTGGAAAACGACAGACCGGTACGTGCAGCAGAAGCGGGTGAAAGCGGTGGAGGCTGAATCGAAGCTGAAACAGGTCTACATTCCCAACTACACCAAACCGAGTCCGGCACTGATAACGAATAACAACAAGAACATCCTCAACGGTAACTCGAACGGAAGTGGCGGCGTAGAGGTATTAACGATCAGCGGTGGACGGCCTTGCGAATCCTGCTCGACGCTAGCATCACAACAGGTGAGGAAAGGATATCTTCAATTTTTCTTCTCGATAACGATTACAAAACAATGCTTCTTAAGACTCATACAGACGAATTACatgtcaaaaattttgaaaaaaaagaagggaaaaaaattaaaattcgaaTTGTTGGGAAATTTTTTCAAAACGGTTCCACAGAATCGAAAAGAcgaaaaaactcaaaatttaGCCTTAAGTCTTTGAAAAATTCGTCTTATTTTATGTTAGGAAAGGTAAAGAAGATAATATTGCATAATTTAATagagtatcgaacgtcttcgtccgttttctgcagcaatcttgtgcaaaagggggccgaagaaaaccactgacggaGACGTTCGATATCCTATATAATAACGTTTGCATGAACTTTTTTTTGGATGGTGATTAAAATAAATCTTagaagtttgataaatttctcaTGGAAGATAATTATATTAGCTTACTCGCAAAAAAATCTACTCCTTTAGGAGCGTCCGGCATTTAACAGGAACGTTCGCCATGGTGGACAAAACATGCGTGTTGGCATCAGgcttgttaatacgatagattatcgtctataatcgtcatcgccgataccGATAACGTCTGCTATCGTTATCGACGTTGACGAttccgtcttcaaacattaatgTTATCGACGATAACGATATTTACCTGAggttatcagctcactaacgtctATCAGAGCAAGTGCACTAGTGCCTATATTTCGGTTGCTAAAGCTGGCTTGATAACTAACAAAATAACCGCACCGAGCGTTGCTATTTACTTTTGGAAAATAACAACTCAAGGAAGGAAGAATTCTCGAGTAGCACGAATCCATAAGTTTGGCAATGCAATAGCAACGAACCAATCCGTTGCTATTGGACCAAATGCAGCTTTGTTTGTGTTTTGCTATCCAAGACAGCAGCCAAAGTGAAAACAAACTGCGAATTCGTTTTTCAGACGTTATTGATGcgataccgtccagtagctatcgtccttggcaatgacgataatgtctgaagacgttagcgtcatcgtcgataacgatagcaGACAGTATTGCTATCGGCGTTTACGATaagttatcgattaacaacattggttggcatgtttttgagttcattCTCCGtattatttatcaatttcttcAGTTTTCCGCGACAATCTTATGCTTGAAGTTTGCTCAGGAAttctgggggacgttgggcgggcctctccatctcctccaatgtTTACTTCGAGTAGTAGACcaacgccagatccggccagaacaccgcATTTTTGCCTTCatggtattttttgatgaaccaTTAATTtctccgttcacggccagtccggagcgaaagaagagcggttttgacatccccttctcgctgattatcAGCCACAGCATCACATTCTTGGGGAACTTAGTGTGTGAAACGAACTTCACTTCGGATCTTACTTCCATCATGTGTggagtaaaatacgaagtgccctaccAGTTGTTGCCATCTGGGGTGAGGTAGGTTTCGTCGTCCACATGAAAATCAACTTGACCAGGATTGGGCGAAGGgtaatttgttttgtaaagaaGCTGGATTTGGTCGGATTCTGTGACTCATGTGCTATGACGAAGCAGTGTCGGGAACTATTTGAAAGTGTTAGAGAACGAACCACACGTCCGTTGAAGAGTATTTACTCGGATCACTGGTATGGAATGTATCACGTTATTTCGTATCGTTCATAATTGGATGCATATCGTTGTAATCTATACCATCTATGAAACAATAGATATAGCtaagtaacaaacaaaagacTCACCGAGGACCAGGCTgcgaatatttttcaataagaaATGCAACTACTATAAAAATCATGTAACCTCACAGCAAAACAAAGTAGCTGAGCGCTTTAAGCAGACGCTAGTTGAAGAGCTAAGATGAATTCTGCCTACCGTGAGGCACCCTAATTCTGTGCACAAAAGATGGTCAACTAGACCATgtttgccaggtactttttcactgttcggCCGGTTACACCAGACTCCCGTTCAAGCGCCCGCGGCGATATAGCCACTTCTCCCTCGATCTTCCTCTTCGACATCTTTTAGAGCCTCTTGTCACTCCGGCCTTTTTTCGATGCTCTGGTTGTTGTCCATTAGTGcaaagatgttgtagatgccggaacgggcctATCCGGCATCCACGAAGTGCCGCTCGATGTCCGATTTCGAAGTAGTTGGGTAGTGTTCTTAAAACGCGCAAACATCTGAATGGAGGTCTAACTATTTTCgacatcacggttagagttcgactgatagagaggtcaaattttctctgctgactcatgggttactatgattgatgctgcatgtgtAATTtcatcagtgcgtgtaaaggtccatttttttcaatgcaaaaattAGTTGAAAACATTCCTTGAACCCGGAAAGCCAATAAattgaaatgattttaaattaattGTAACTAAGAGGTTAGAAAAGGTGAAacaataaattgattttgaattaagctgagaaaatataaaaaaaccaAAACCAAAGAACCACCAATTTAGGAAAAACGTTTTATCGAAACAGCGAgctttgaatgatttttttatgacaaaCCTATAAGATTGAGTTTGTTGTTCTGTTGTTTACATTCAGCGTTTTTTCGAGTAGATTTTTATCTGTGTTTTTCTTTCAACTTCAAACTTCGTCTGCTATGTGTTGTATCTCATCTTTTTTCTAAAGTGATTTGTGACCAAAGAAAAGTGAAGTTTAATTGATTCCGTTGATTCTTAagctgcaaagtttcattttaaTCACTGACACCGCCTATTGTTTTTGTTGCTCGTTTGCGCCATCGCCATCGAGGATAAGGTCATATCCACCGCCGTTTTAAATTTGCACATTTGCTACACTGAACGAAGATATTTCGCTAAAATGGAGAATGTGTGTGACCAGTGCGCTAAGCCGGCTCAAGCCGATGGGGATAATATTCGATGCATGGGTTTCTGCAACCAAATCGCCCATGTTATGTGTGCCAAAATGAACTCGtcctttttgaaaattcttCGCGAAAGGAAAAATCTCTTCTGGATGTGCGACGAGTGTGTAAAGCTCATGAAAATGACTCGCTTCAAGGAAGCTATGTCATCTGTTAGCTGTGCCGTTTCATCAACCCAAGATCGACACGCCGAAGCTCTTAGCGAATTGAAACAGGCAATTAAAGCCAATGGTGAACACGTGGAAAAACTTTCCAAGAAGGTCATTGAAACTGCATCCACACCACTTTCTTCAAGAAATGAAGCTAGAGAGCCTCCAAAAAAACGTCGCCGCGAGGAACAAACGAAAACGAATCCACCACTTCTAGTCCGAACGAAGTCATCTTCTTCACAGACGATAATGACAGTCTCACCTCCAAAGGAACTTTTCTGGTTATATTTGTCGAGAATTCATCCCAGTGTCAAAACTGAAGCTATTGTCGAGCTCGCTAAAGAGAGTCTACAGTGCAACGAGCCAATTAAAGTAATTCCTTTGTTGAAAAGGAACGCCGACTTGAGCACGATGAACTTCATATCCTTCAAAGTTGGAATGGACAAAAAATACCGCGATATCGCGCTTGACGTGGAAACCTGGCCACGTGGCGTTGTGTTCCGGGAGTTCGACGGCACTAATGCAAAAAACTTCTGGGCACCACAAATTCAAGAAAAGACACAGAATGCTCCCCGCATAGAGGTAACCCCAACAAGCGATCTCTTGCCCCCCAGCACGGAAGTAGGCTCTTCGCAAATGGAAACCTCGTAGACACGAGGACCAACGCATCAACCGATTTTTCACCAGCTACAACCACATTTCTCTGGCCACTGGGACGCACCGACTCTCGAATTATGGTAGCCCCTGACCCCTCCACCGCAGTTGAGCCACTGCCGCCAGCGCTCATCAGTCGTCCCGGTCCTGCGTGTGGAAGTGGGGAACGGGGCTTCCAAGAACTCATCAATGGCAAGTACAAATCTTTTTACGGTAATCATTTTCATCAGCACTGCGCTTCCAGCCCGCTAGAACTTGACCCTCGGCCACCAGTCTCCAACACACGGCGTTCTACGGTCGACTCGCTGACAACTCCGGGACGCAACGACTCTAGCATTGTGGAATCCTCCGAACCCCCCACCGCAGTCGTGCCACTGCCGCCAGCGCTCAACAGTCGTCCCGGTCCTGCGTGTGGTAGCGGAGAACGGGGCTTCCAAAATGTTAGTCACGGCAAGTACACTTCCGTTTCTTCCGCATGCACTACTGATCCGCACTACGCTTCCAGATCACAGAGGACCACCGTGAAAAATTATCTGACTTTGTACTACCAGAACGTGCGGGGCCTACGTACCAAAACAAACGAGCTGAGACTGTTGCTTTCCAGTTGTGACTACGATGTCCTAGTCTTCACTGAAACCTGGCTCCGACCTGACATCATTGATTCGGAGTTGTCATCCGACTACTCCTTATTTAGATGTGACCGCAGTGAGCGTACCAGTAAACTATCGCGGGGTGGTGGTGTGCTTATTGcaatcaaaaataacatcacaagCACTTTGATCTCACTGCCGAACAGTAGCCATCTTGAGCAGGTTGCTGTTAGGGTCCACCTTCCAAGTCGCTCACTTTACATCTGCTGTATATACTTACGGCCAAATTCCAGTGCTGATGTGTACGCTGCTCACTCTGCAGCAATCGGGGCAATGTCTGATCAGGTTGACAATACTGACGTTATAATGGTGCTAGGGGACTACAACCTCccacacctaagatggcaatgTGACGCGGATCTGAACGGTTATTTGCCCAGTAATGCATCGTCTGAACAAGAGATAGTACTTACTGAAACACTACTCGCCTGTGGTTTAGTTCAATTGAACAATCTCACAAATGTGAATGGGCGCTGGCTGGACTTGCTCTTTAGTAACATGCCGGATGAACTCGAAGTAGACGAGCCCCCACACCCGCTGCTACCAGTTGATTGTCATCATAGACCATTCGTTGTATTGCTCGATGCTCGTTGCGATGTGTTAAATGCTGCGGATCGACCAGCCGAAGTGGAGCTAAATTTCAGGCGGTGCGATTTTGATGTGCTGAATAATGCTCTTGCCTCTATCGACTGGCAACAGCATCTGGTTAACGAATCCGTCGATTTGGATATGTCTACTTTCTATGATAAACTGTTTGAGGTAATCAACACACATGTTCCACTTGTACGTCGTGCGCCCCACGCATCAACTCGCAGGTCTTGGTGGACTCCCGAACTTCGCCACTCAAGGAACATGCTTCGGAAAATGAGAAAAAGCTTCTTCAAGTCGAAAACCCAAGAAAACCGTAGGGTGCTTCGGAATATGGAAGCTACGTATAAGAATCTTCTTGCTGATACTCACAAGGCGTATTTGCAAAATGTACAACAAAACCTAAGGCAAAATCCGGCCTCTTTCTGGAAATATGTAAAGTCACTTAAGGCTGGCCCTAGAATACCGTCCAGTTTACAATATGCGAGTAAAACCTCAAATACGGCTGATGAAGCTGTTGAATTATTTTCCGACTTCTTCCAAAGTGTCTATAGTACATCGTCCCCTGCGATACGTCCCGAATGCTTCCAGAGTGTAAATTCGTATGACATAAGTCTACCAGAAATAAGGTTTTCGATTGGAGAGGTTCGAAAAGCACTGGAAAATGTCAACACCACAGAAGGCGCTGGAGCGGACGGGCTTCCGCCTCTACTTCTCAAAAATTGCGCAGCATCACTGGCTCATCCTGTTTCATAACTCTTCAACTTATCGCTCTCTTCGAAGGTCTTCCCAACGGTCTGGAAAACGGCACGCATTGTACCGATCCTCAAAACAGGCAATATTCACCACGTCaacaattatcgtggcataTCAATACTATGCTCACTTGCGAAGATATTCGAGTCGCTAGTTTATGTCGTGCTATATAGAGTAGCACGACCGCTTATGTCAGAATACCAACACGGGTTTGTGCAACAAAGGTCCACAACCTCCAACCTGATGTGTTATACAAACGCACTATTTCCTGAAATTGAGAACAGAAAACAAGTCGATGCTGTCTACGTCGATTTCTCTAAGGCTTTTGATGTTGTACCACACGAATATGCCATCGAAAAACTTAAACGTATGGGGTTTCCAGAGCACATCACCGAATGGCTACACTCTAAAGCCTCAGTCTGCGTGAACTccgtgtgttccaaagagttcgTCCTCACGTCTGGTGTCCCACAGGGAAGCGTACTGGGTCCACTTATATTTGTCTTGTTTGCAAACGACATGTGCATTAGactgaagtctcagaagcagaTGTTTGCTGATGACCTCAAATTCTATAGAGTAGTATCGGCACCTCTGGACTGTCTGGCTTTGCAAGACGACATCAACGAACTTTCGCTATGGTGTTCACAAAATGGCATGAAAATGAACGCAGCGAAGTGCAAAATTGTCTCATTCACAAGACGCTCTGACTCTGTAAACCATACATATTACATCGATGGTAACGTCCTGGAGCGGGTCACTTCTATTCGCGATCTAGGAGTCACAATAGACTCTAAACTCCGATTTCATGATCATGTCTCAATCATTGCAGCCAAAGCGTTTGCAGtgctcggactcattcgaaggCAGTCGCGCCATTTCACTGATGTATACTCTCTAAAAACCCTCTTCTGTGCATTGGTTCGGAGCATCCTTGAGTATGCAGTTCAAGTCTGGGCACCATACCAACTAGCGCACGCCGTGAAATTAGAGCGGATACAAAAGCAGTTCATTCGGTATGCTTTACGCAAACTACCGTGGAATGATTCGGTGAATTTACCTGACTACACCGCGCGTTGCATGCTTCTTAATTTAGAAACTCTCGCAGCCCGTCGAATCAAGCTGCAGAGAACGTTTATTTTCGacataatagaaaatgttattgaCTGTCCAGAACTGTTAAGACACATCAATTTTAATGTACCCCCGCGAGCCCTCCGAAGTTATCCCACGATTAATTTACCTTTCCGAAGAACTAGTTACGGACGTGATAGCGCATATAATGCATGTCTGAAAGCATATAACGATGTCAGTGACCTCCATGAACTGGGtatgacgaaaacggcttttaaaaatagaattagaaattagaataagctataattagtcTGTACGATTTTTATTCGAAGACgagaaacaataaataaataaataaataaataaagattTCCTTTTGCTATAATTCAACTGTTCGTTTTTTTCTCCGATTTCTTGCAGTGGTACACGTGGGGCCCATCGCACCTGAGCTGTCGACTGTGCCAGAGTTGTTGGAACTATTGGAAGCGTTACGGAGGCCTTAAAGTAGCATCACGGTTAGCGGATAGTGGTGATATCGACTCTACGGCAGCGCCAGGAGGGGCAGGTTCGCCAGGGGCAGCGATACTGAAGAAGCAGCGCGATGCCAGTGGTATCACGTCTGGAACTGGCAGTGCCGGAAGCGACCTCGACGATGATCTGACGATTGTGGCAAGCAGTGGGCCTATCAATAGTTTAGGTTCCGGCGGTCTGAGCAATCATCGACCGCACAGGTACGCGATGTAAACC
It includes:
- the LOC129718196 gene encoding uncharacterized protein LOC129718196, giving the protein MENVCDQCAKPAQADGDNIRCMGFCNQIAHVMCAKMNSSFLKILRERKNLFWMCDECVKLMKMTRFKEAMSSVSCAVSSTQDRHAEALSELKQAIKANGEHVEKLSKKVIETASTPLSSRNEAREPPKKRRREEQTKTNPPLLVRTKSSSSQTIMTVSPPKELFWLYLSRIHPSVKTEAIVELAKESLQCNEPIKVIPLLKRNADLSTMNFISFKVGMDKKYRDIALDVETWPRGVVFREFDGTNAKNFWAPQIQEKTQNAPRIEVTPTSDLLPPSTEVGSSQMETS